In Amycolatopsis jiangsuensis, the following proteins share a genomic window:
- a CDS encoding cupin domain-containing protein, with protein sequence MTNGEGWVSAGELSRRTIRRADFVSCDQAFIDCRTPGSDRKENYSMIGPGVTQSADQVVNLREAHGFNIGAAAMPNGIVNNLHLHFTAEVFLCFRGEFLLRWGAEGQQGELVLREGDIASIPTWIFRGFTNIGPDDGWLFTVLGHDDTGGIIWGPSVLREAGGHGLHLTADNRLVDTVAGDPMPDPGELVAPMAAEDIAALPSYSAEQLRRRVVTTGDLDWSGHALLGSVLPGGRAELAPVIGFGMTEDRMQEPRIYHPHGHNVAWLRAAPGEGVPAHRHDETQVLLVKDGEWEVTLNRHDEVSVRLGPWDMLSVPRGAWRSVRNVSGDTATLLVVNSGDGRVRVEWDEEVVKAAADAGTGLDHNGYLAPYHLLPRPVGR encoded by the coding sequence ATGACCAACGGCGAGGGCTGGGTCTCGGCCGGGGAGCTGAGCCGCCGCACGATCCGGCGGGCCGATTTCGTGTCGTGTGACCAGGCGTTCATCGACTGCCGGACGCCCGGGTCGGACCGCAAGGAGAACTACTCGATGATCGGGCCGGGGGTGACCCAGAGCGCCGACCAGGTGGTGAACCTGCGCGAGGCGCACGGGTTCAACATCGGCGCCGCGGCGATGCCGAACGGGATCGTCAACAACCTGCACCTGCACTTCACCGCCGAGGTCTTCCTGTGCTTCCGGGGCGAGTTCCTGCTCCGCTGGGGCGCCGAGGGACAGCAGGGCGAGCTGGTGCTGCGCGAGGGTGACATCGCCTCGATTCCCACCTGGATCTTCCGCGGCTTCACCAACATCGGACCGGACGACGGCTGGCTGTTCACCGTCCTAGGCCACGACGACACCGGCGGGATCATCTGGGGCCCGTCGGTGCTGCGCGAGGCCGGGGGACACGGCCTGCACCTCACCGCGGACAACCGGCTGGTCGACACCGTGGCCGGCGACCCGATGCCGGACCCGGGCGAGCTGGTGGCGCCGATGGCCGCCGAGGACATCGCGGCGCTGCCCTCCTACAGCGCGGAGCAGCTGCGCCGCCGGGTGGTGACCACCGGTGACCTCGACTGGTCCGGGCACGCCCTGCTGGGCAGCGTGCTGCCCGGCGGACGTGCGGAGCTGGCGCCGGTGATCGGCTTCGGGATGACCGAGGACCGGATGCAGGAGCCGCGGATCTACCACCCGCACGGGCACAACGTGGCGTGGCTGCGTGCCGCGCCGGGGGAGGGCGTGCCGGCGCACCGCCACGACGAGACGCAGGTGCTGCTGGTCAAGGACGGCGAGTGGGAGGTGACGCTCAACCGGCACGACGAGGTGAGCGTGCGGCTTGGCCCGTGGGACATGCTGTCGGTGCCACGCGGGGCGTGGCGCAGCGTCCGCAACGTCTCCGGGGACACCGCCACGCTGCTCGTCGTCAACAGCGGGGACGGGCGCGTCCGCGTGGAATGGGACGAGGAGGTGGTCAAGGCCGCCGCGGACGCCGGAACCGGCCTGGACCACAACGGGTACCTCGCGCCGTACCACCTGCTGCCCCGGCCCGTCGGCCGGTGA
- a CDS encoding SDR family NAD(P)-dependent oxidoreductase → MTAPLAGRTALVTGGGNGLGRAIAEALAGDGARVVVAGRNKTALDAVVAALPVPGRAAVCDVSDAGSVAALSAELADEEISVLVNNAGVAGPVRPLTEVEPQEWDEVFAVNVRGVYLMCRAFLPAMVSRGAGDVVNIASVSGKRPLLRRTPYCASKMAVIGLTTTLAAEVGPLGVAVNSLSPGPVDGPRMTRNFRLEAERTGVSVDEAERAFTSRAALGRMVTESEVAAAVLAMLAMPGLCAADIDLSAGMVAR, encoded by the coding sequence GTGACGGCCCCGCTCGCCGGCCGCACCGCGCTCGTCACCGGTGGTGGCAACGGGCTGGGCCGCGCCATCGCCGAGGCGTTGGCCGGCGACGGCGCACGCGTCGTCGTGGCCGGGCGGAACAAAACGGCCCTCGACGCGGTCGTGGCGGCTTTGCCGGTTCCGGGCCGTGCCGCGGTGTGCGACGTCTCCGACGCCGGATCGGTCGCCGCGCTCTCCGCCGAACTGGCGGACGAGGAGATCTCGGTCCTGGTGAACAACGCCGGGGTCGCGGGACCGGTGCGGCCGCTCACCGAGGTCGAACCACAGGAGTGGGACGAGGTCTTCGCCGTCAACGTCCGCGGCGTCTACCTGATGTGCCGGGCCTTCCTCCCGGCGATGGTCTCGCGCGGAGCGGGCGACGTCGTGAACATCGCGTCGGTCAGCGGGAAACGGCCACTGCTGCGCCGCACGCCCTACTGCGCGTCGAAAATGGCGGTGATCGGCCTGACCACCACGCTCGCTGCCGAGGTCGGGCCACTCGGGGTGGCGGTGAACTCGCTGTCGCCCGGACCGGTGGACGGGCCGCGGATGACGCGCAACTTCCGGCTGGAGGCCGAACGCACCGGAGTTTCCGTCGACGAAGCGGAGCGCGCGTTCACCAGCCGGGCGGCGCTCGGCCGGATGGTCACCGAGTCCGAGGTCGCGGCCGCGGTGCTCGCGATGCTCGCGATGCCAGGGCTGTGCGCGGCCGACATCGACCTGTCCGCGGGAATGGTGGCCCGGTGA
- the hisD gene encoding histidinol dehydrogenase, which yields MSEVLKSAVPAAQVAAERDDVSERVRGIIADIRDRGDAAVRDYSTKFDSWSPERFRLSAGEIERIVARVPGQVLDDIRFVQDQVRTFAGHQRESLREFEVETLPGVHLGQKHVPVSAAGAYVPGGRYPLTASAHMTIVTAKVAGVPRVAACTPPIRGEIPEATVAAMHLAGADEIYLLGGVQAVAALAVGTETIGGVDLLAGPGNAYVAEAKRQLFGEVGIDLFAGPTEVLIVADHTADPFVVAVDLLSQAEHGPDSPAVLITTSAALGREVLGHVEALLPGMPTRDFAGPAWRDHGEIHVVGSVDEAFALADSYAAEHVQVLTEQPRQALEKMHDYGALFLGPGTCVSYGDKVIGTNHVLPTRGAARYTGGLWVGKYLKTVTYQEVTNSESSVRLGEVCGRAARVELFEGHARSGDVRAAEFRRGELSWNPA from the coding sequence ATGTCCGAGGTCCTGAAATCCGCGGTGCCCGCCGCGCAGGTCGCCGCCGAGCGGGACGACGTCAGCGAGCGCGTCCGCGGCATCATCGCCGACATCCGGGACCGCGGTGACGCCGCCGTGCGCGACTACTCGACGAAGTTCGACTCGTGGTCGCCGGAACGGTTCCGGCTCTCCGCCGGGGAGATCGAGCGGATCGTCGCCCGGGTGCCCGGGCAGGTGCTCGACGACATCCGGTTCGTCCAGGACCAGGTGCGCACGTTCGCCGGCCACCAGCGGGAGTCGCTGCGCGAGTTCGAGGTGGAGACCCTGCCAGGGGTCCACCTGGGACAGAAACACGTCCCGGTGTCCGCGGCCGGTGCCTACGTGCCGGGCGGCCGGTACCCGCTCACGGCGTCGGCGCACATGACGATCGTGACGGCGAAGGTCGCCGGAGTGCCCCGGGTCGCCGCGTGCACACCGCCGATCCGCGGCGAGATCCCGGAGGCCACCGTCGCCGCGATGCACCTGGCCGGTGCCGACGAGATCTACCTGCTCGGAGGGGTGCAGGCGGTGGCCGCGCTCGCCGTGGGCACCGAAACGATCGGAGGCGTCGACCTGCTCGCCGGGCCGGGCAACGCCTACGTCGCCGAAGCCAAGCGGCAGCTGTTCGGTGAGGTCGGGATCGACCTGTTCGCCGGACCGACCGAGGTGCTGATCGTCGCCGACCACACCGCCGATCCGTTCGTCGTCGCGGTGGACCTGCTGTCCCAGGCCGAGCACGGACCGGATTCCCCCGCGGTGCTGATCACCACCTCGGCCGCGCTCGGGCGGGAGGTGCTCGGGCACGTCGAGGCGTTGCTGCCGGGCATGCCCACCCGGGACTTCGCCGGCCCCGCCTGGCGGGACCACGGCGAGATCCACGTCGTCGGCTCCGTCGACGAGGCGTTCGCGCTGGCCGACAGCTACGCCGCCGAGCACGTCCAGGTGCTCACCGAACAGCCGCGGCAGGCGCTGGAGAAGATGCACGACTACGGCGCGTTGTTCCTCGGGCCGGGTACCTGCGTGTCCTACGGCGACAAGGTGATCGGGACGAACCACGTGCTGCCCACGCGCGGCGCCGCCCGCTACACCGGCGGGCTGTGGGTCGGCAAGTACCTGAAGACAGTGACCTATCAGGAGGTGACCAACAGCGAGTCGAGCGTGCGCCTCGGCGAGGTCTGCGGGCGTGCCGCGCGGGTCGAGCTGTTCGAGGGGCACGCCCGTTCCGGGGACGTGCGGGCGGCGGAGTTCCGCCGCGGCGAGTTGTCGTGGAACCCGGCGTGA
- a CDS encoding LacI family DNA-binding transcriptional regulator, with translation MSITSHDVARLAGVSQPTVSRALRGDHRVSETTRARVREAAEALGYVPSEAGRSLSTRSTRRIGVVVTDLTNPFYPYLIEPLHDRLEQHGYRMMLFTERSETALETERLLDRSIDGVVLTTAVLGSALPAELTRRGLPFVFLNRETGTGLGDAAVVDNEAGGRLAAEELVRLGHHEVGLLGGPADTTTGRDRELGFRVGLSEAGVGLPRERVRRGPFDYGTGYEGLLELAGQRPRPTAVFCGNDVIAIGAMNAARRLGLAVPGDLTVIGFDDLPMASWETFGLTTVRHDLDGMAQAAAELLVERLAGTASVAPRRVSFAPVLVPRGTHAAR, from the coding sequence ATGTCGATCACGAGCCATGACGTGGCCCGGCTCGCCGGGGTCTCCCAGCCGACGGTGTCCCGCGCGCTGCGCGGCGACCACCGGGTGTCCGAGACGACCCGGGCCCGGGTGCGCGAGGCCGCCGAAGCACTCGGCTACGTGCCCAGCGAGGCCGGGCGCAGCCTGTCCACCCGCTCGACCCGGCGGATCGGGGTGGTCGTGACCGACCTGACGAACCCGTTCTACCCGTACCTCATCGAGCCGCTGCACGACCGGCTCGAGCAGCACGGGTACCGGATGATGCTGTTCACCGAGCGCAGCGAGACCGCGCTGGAGACCGAACGGCTGCTGGACCGCTCGATCGACGGGGTCGTGCTCACCACCGCGGTGCTCGGCTCCGCGCTGCCCGCCGAGCTCACCCGACGCGGGCTGCCGTTCGTCTTCCTCAACCGGGAGACCGGGACCGGTCTCGGGGACGCGGCGGTGGTCGACAACGAGGCGGGCGGCCGGCTGGCCGCCGAGGAGCTGGTCCGGCTCGGGCACCACGAGGTCGGCCTGCTCGGCGGACCGGCGGACACCACCACCGGGCGCGACCGCGAACTGGGGTTCCGGGTGGGCCTGTCCGAGGCCGGGGTCGGGCTGCCTCGCGAACGGGTGCGCCGTGGCCCCTTCGACTACGGCACCGGCTACGAGGGCCTGCTCGAGCTGGCCGGGCAGCGGCCCCGGCCCACCGCGGTCTTCTGCGGCAACGACGTGATCGCGATCGGCGCGATGAACGCGGCGCGGCGCCTCGGGCTTGCCGTGCCCGGCGACCTGACCGTGATCGGGTTCGACGATCTGCCGATGGCCTCCTGGGAGACCTTCGGCCTCACCACCGTCCGCCACGACCTGGACGGGATGGCCCAGGCCGCGGCGGAACTACTGGTCGAGCGCCTCGCCGGGACCGCGTCCGTGGCACCCCGACGGGTCAGCTTCGCCCCGGTGCTGGTGCCGCGCGGCACGCACGCGGCACGCTGA
- a CDS encoding alpha/beta fold hydrolase — protein sequence MNPADRPPVVFVPGMLCDADLWSAVAPRLPGRVVHVAITAPGIGGMAEQILSAVEGPFVLAGLSLGAIAGFEVARRAPERLAGFCAMSTNAGAPTPEQLAGWAELAGRTGCGEFETVVIEEILPTMFAGRVPAPALGEQFLAMARRIGPAVFRAQLAAQATRRDALAAIAGLHCPVLALCGARDALCPPEFHRAIAAQARDSAFRVLPDAGHLLPVEAPEATAASLADWLCEIPSLQLYEEPPCPRS from the coding sequence GTGAACCCGGCCGACCGTCCGCCGGTCGTGTTCGTGCCGGGCATGCTCTGCGACGCGGACCTCTGGTCTGCGGTCGCGCCGCGGCTCCCCGGGCGCGTGGTGCACGTGGCGATCACCGCGCCCGGGATCGGCGGCATGGCCGAGCAGATCCTGTCGGCGGTCGAGGGGCCGTTCGTGCTCGCCGGGCTGAGCCTCGGGGCGATCGCCGGTTTCGAGGTGGCCCGGCGGGCACCGGAGCGGCTGGCCGGGTTCTGCGCGATGTCCACCAACGCCGGCGCCCCGACGCCCGAGCAGCTGGCCGGATGGGCGGAGCTGGCCGGACGCACCGGGTGCGGCGAGTTCGAAACCGTTGTCATTGAAGAAATCCTGCCCACGATGTTCGCCGGCCGGGTGCCGGCCCCGGCGCTGGGTGAGCAGTTCCTGGCCATGGCCCGCCGGATCGGGCCCGCCGTGTTCCGTGCACAGCTGGCCGCACAGGCCACCCGGCGGGACGCGCTCGCCGCGATCGCCGGATTGCACTGTCCGGTCCTGGCGCTGTGCGGCGCGCGGGACGCGTTGTGCCCGCCGGAGTTCCACCGCGCCATCGCCGCGCAGGCGCGCGACTCGGCCTTCCGGGTTCTGCCGGATGCCGGGCATCTCCTGCCGGTCGAGGCGCCGGAGGCCACAGCCGCGTCGCTGGCCGATTGGCTGTGCGAAATCCCATCCCTGCAACTGTATGAGGAGCCCCCATGTCCGAGGTCCTGA